The bacterium genome includes a window with the following:
- a CDS encoding FtsQ-type POTRA domain-containing protein, translated as MPRSGPQKRSKVIDLKNASARKREDTRWAPPPRRTPEPTRISSSTRTAAKPLSKPQRLRARRRKQRALMFSICMLLGAGFVGGLGLVSQAERFAIKDVSIQGAEDIPANALTASVQNAISDNFWKIFSKKNIFLYPERDIEAKLSAEFPRIKEVELSRPALLAQAVVVTVEERTPYAKWCAAEKCYFLDSNGFIFAEADGTQTTTPFVFRAGLLPDREPIGQTFLLGRLSSIVHFLGLLKQAGYEPQGITIENEKDFSVPLAGTFTLRVLFDTEGEKVIHDLKLALEADTVRDRVSELEYVDMRFGNRVYYKFLGAAPTGTTVEETEKQPEE; from the coding sequence ATGCCGCGATCCGGACCACAGAAACGCTCGAAGGTCATCGACCTGAAGAATGCGAGTGCGCGAAAACGCGAGGATACGCGTTGGGCGCCTCCGCCGCGCCGCACTCCCGAGCCGACGCGCATTTCATCTTCCACGCGCACTGCTGCTAAACCGCTCTCGAAACCGCAGCGATTGCGTGCGCGCCGCCGCAAGCAGCGCGCGCTTATGTTCAGCATCTGCATGCTGCTCGGCGCAGGCTTCGTCGGTGGTCTCGGGCTCGTTTCGCAGGCGGAACGCTTCGCGATCAAGGATGTGTCCATCCAAGGTGCAGAGGATATTCCGGCGAATGCACTTACGGCTTCGGTGCAGAACGCGATCAGTGATAATTTCTGGAAGATCTTCTCCAAGAAGAACATCTTCCTCTATCCGGAGCGTGATATCGAAGCGAAGCTCTCTGCGGAATTCCCCCGCATCAAGGAAGTGGAGCTTTCTCGTCCTGCACTTCTGGCGCAGGCAGTGGTGGTAACGGTGGAAGAGAGGACGCCATATGCGAAATGGTGTGCGGCTGAGAAGTGCTACTTCTTGGATTCGAATGGATTTATCTTCGCCGAGGCGGACGGCACACAGACGACGACGCCGTTTGTCTTCCGCGCCGGACTCCTTCCGGACAGGGAACCGATCGGACAGACCTTCCTCCTCGGACGCCTTTCGAGCATCGTGCATTTCCTCGGGCTCTTGAAACAGGCGGGCTATGAGCCGCAGGGTATTACGATCGAGAATGAAAAGGATTTCTCGGTGCCGCTCGCAGGTACGTTCACGCTGCGCGTCCTTTTCGATACGGAAGGAGAGAAGGTCATCCACGACCTCAAGCTCGCGCTCGAAGCGGATACCGTGCGTGATCGCGTGAGCGAATTGGAGTATGTCGATATGCGCTTCGGTAACCGTGTGTACTACAAATTCCTCGGAGCCGCGCCGACAGGTACGACGGTGGAGGAGACAGAAAAACAGCCCGAGGAGTAA